A stretch of the Polyangiaceae bacterium genome encodes the following:
- a CDS encoding serine hydrolase: MARWAWLFASVAIACTRPVPQCPPVPACPSAAAPVAAAASSGAPVAQPLPAPTPKPPRQKPSAMLFDDGLAEAGFFSRGDAFALGLDGRALDELLAEAERTKSDALIVLKDGQVVAERYFGQRRGPIETMSITKSITALAVTMLLESGKLRSLDEPVASFIPEFAKDKRSAVTVRHLLTQTSGLAHGKDAKALNAQKDRTAFARRARAVDEPGAVFSYNNEATQLLSVVVEKAAGKSIDAYLDEALFRPLGIRGWQWDKDGGDNVQTYYGLALQARDLARIGQLLLDQGSLQGRQVISKEGIAKLHAPSDKSPYYGLLWWIRYARVVYELDPAVRVEGVELGPLAGKQHGSAEAFWLEAGARLSAPEREELSSFVAGGGKLTRERPDQPIGFYADGSLGQRLAIFPEAKLVVVRQRRRRPPAEESEALSFPTMLKLSAALTAG; the protein is encoded by the coding sequence ATGGCACGCTGGGCGTGGCTCTTCGCGAGCGTCGCGATCGCTTGCACGCGTCCGGTCCCGCAGTGCCCGCCGGTGCCGGCCTGCCCCTCCGCGGCAGCGCCCGTGGCGGCGGCTGCCTCGAGCGGCGCGCCGGTCGCGCAGCCGCTGCCCGCGCCCACGCCGAAACCTCCGCGCCAGAAGCCCAGCGCGATGCTCTTCGACGACGGCCTGGCGGAGGCCGGCTTCTTCTCGCGCGGCGACGCCTTCGCGCTCGGGCTCGACGGCAGAGCGCTCGACGAGCTCCTGGCGGAGGCGGAGCGCACCAAGAGCGACGCGCTGATCGTGCTGAAGGACGGGCAGGTGGTCGCGGAGCGCTACTTCGGCCAGAGGCGCGGTCCCATCGAGACGATGAGCATCACCAAGAGCATCACGGCGCTCGCGGTGACGATGCTGCTCGAGAGTGGCAAGCTGCGCTCCCTCGACGAGCCGGTCGCGAGCTTCATCCCAGAATTCGCCAAGGACAAACGCAGCGCGGTCACCGTGCGCCACCTGCTCACGCAGACCTCGGGGCTCGCGCACGGCAAGGACGCCAAGGCTCTGAACGCGCAGAAGGACCGCACGGCTTTCGCGCGCCGCGCTCGGGCGGTGGACGAGCCCGGCGCGGTGTTCTCGTACAACAACGAGGCCACGCAGCTGCTCAGCGTGGTGGTCGAGAAGGCCGCGGGCAAGTCCATCGACGCCTACCTGGACGAGGCGCTGTTCCGGCCGCTCGGGATCCGCGGCTGGCAGTGGGACAAAGACGGCGGCGACAACGTGCAGACGTACTACGGGCTCGCGCTCCAGGCGCGGGACCTCGCTCGGATCGGCCAGCTCTTGCTCGATCAGGGCAGCCTTCAGGGTCGCCAGGTGATCAGCAAGGAAGGCATCGCGAAGCTCCACGCCCCGAGCGACAAGAGCCCGTACTACGGCCTGCTCTGGTGGATCCGCTACGCGCGCGTGGTGTACGAGCTCGACCCCGCGGTCAGGGTCGAGGGCGTCGAGCTCGGTCCGCTCGCGGGCAAGCAGCACGGCTCCGCAGAGGCGTTCTGGCTGGAGGCCGGCGCGCGCCTCTCGGCGCCCGAGCGCGAGGAGCTGTCGAGCTTCGTGGCCGGTGGAGGCAAGCTCACGCGCGAGCGCCCCGACCAGCCCATCGGTTTCTACGCCGACGGCTCGCTCGGACAGCGCTTGGCGATCTTCCCGGAGGCGAAGCTCGTGGTCGTGCGGCAACGCCGGCGACGCCCGCCCGCCGAGGAGAGCGAGGCGCTGTCGTTTCCCACGATGTTGAAGCTCTCCGCCGCGCTCACCGCAGGCTGA
- a CDS encoding ester cyclase, protein MRSALLGVLMVTWIPLGCAGSTEAAPPPTPPPAPAPVPAPMPAPVAEPAPAPEPAKPSMLDQQKAHMAANVAAWQAHDAKKLASLYTDDVAFGYPSMEGWRETRGRGDLEKNMAEFFAAFSDAKVTTMRGLHVGDVLVLEWVLNGTHSGDFMGMKPTGKRLGYRGVSVLWFGDKGVKREHMYFDHVTFMAQLGSAPKGMMGRPVMEVPAGHSPEWVVAANNDAEKKNTELVTAFYAAWEKKDAKAFVDALADDAQHIDYSRPADSPKGKAAAKKEFDTFSKAFPDMKMTKKNVWAAGDYVVVEADMTGTFKGALGPMRPTNKTGTIHGLDVMKVSNDKLAQGFSYGSGAEFAGAFGLMPKDAGKPPAPAAGKRPALPPGAHTPLPPPGLQPGATKPPAPAGGAKAPAPPAGGAKAPAPGGAAKPPAPPAGGAKAPAPGGAAKPPAPPAAPPAPKP, encoded by the coding sequence ATGAGAAGTGCGTTGCTCGGCGTGTTGATGGTGACGTGGATCCCGCTGGGGTGTGCCGGAAGCACCGAGGCAGCCCCGCCCCCGACGCCGCCGCCTGCGCCCGCGCCCGTCCCAGCGCCCATGCCCGCGCCCGTCGCGGAGCCCGCGCCCGCACCCGAGCCGGCGAAGCCGAGCATGCTCGACCAGCAGAAGGCGCACATGGCAGCCAACGTCGCCGCCTGGCAGGCCCACGACGCCAAGAAGCTGGCGTCGCTCTACACCGACGACGTCGCCTTCGGCTACCCGTCGATGGAAGGCTGGCGCGAGACCCGGGGCCGCGGCGATCTCGAGAAGAACATGGCGGAGTTCTTCGCCGCCTTCTCCGACGCCAAGGTCACCACCATGCGCGGCCTGCACGTCGGCGACGTGCTGGTGCTCGAGTGGGTGCTGAACGGCACGCACAGCGGGGACTTCATGGGCATGAAGCCCACCGGCAAGCGCTTGGGGTACCGCGGCGTGAGCGTGCTCTGGTTCGGCGACAAGGGCGTCAAACGCGAGCACATGTACTTCGACCACGTCACCTTCATGGCGCAGCTCGGCAGCGCGCCGAAGGGCATGATGGGTCGCCCGGTGATGGAGGTGCCCGCGGGCCACTCGCCCGAGTGGGTCGTGGCGGCGAACAACGACGCCGAGAAGAAGAACACCGAGCTGGTGACGGCGTTCTACGCCGCCTGGGAGAAGAAGGACGCCAAGGCGTTCGTGGACGCGCTGGCGGACGACGCGCAGCACATCGACTACTCGCGTCCCGCCGATTCACCCAAGGGGAAGGCCGCGGCCAAGAAGGAGTTCGACACCTTCAGCAAGGCGTTCCCCGACATGAAGATGACCAAGAAGAACGTCTGGGCCGCCGGCGACTACGTGGTCGTCGAAGCGGACATGACCGGCACCTTCAAGGGCGCGCTCGGCCCGATGAGGCCCACGAACAAAACGGGCACCATCCACGGGCTGGACGTGATGAAGGTGAGCAACGACAAGCTGGCGCAGGGCTTCAGCTACGGCTCCGGCGCCGAGTTCGCTGGTGCGTTCGGCCTGATGCCGAAGGACGCCGGCAAGCCGCCGGCCCCCGCGGCCGGGAAGAGGCCTGCGCTGCCGCCCGGCGCCCACACCCCGCTGCCGCCGCCGGGCCTGCAGCCCGGTGCAACGAAGCCTCCGGCCCCTGCCGGCGGTGCAAAGGCGCCGGCGCCTCCGGCTGGTGGCGCCAAAGCACCGGCGCCCGGCGGCGCGGCGAAGCCGCCGGCACCTCCGGCTGGTGGCGCCAAAGCGCCGGCGCCCGGCGGCGCGGCGAAGCCGCCGGCACCTCCGGCCGCGCCCCCGGCTCCCAAGCCGTGA
- a CDS encoding GNAT family N-acetyltransferase — MARVAYRIETTRLVLRAYSPSDAALRKEALDSSLAHLAASSRRPRVAEPLDAHLEHARRCRGQFDLDQDQIFALFDTKERRLLGEVGLLTRAGPGARELGYWIRAEDTRKGLMTEAVRAVVRVAFDVLGVERLDIRCGVDNAASAGVAQKTGFVLEGTLRHRKNHPDEVASDDLAFSMLRDDFERSAAAHAPLRVFDVIGALIDLGGKPCAAPSSS; from the coding sequence ATGGCCAGAGTCGCCTATCGCATCGAGACGACACGCCTCGTGCTCCGCGCCTACAGCCCTTCGGATGCGGCGCTCCGAAAGGAAGCGCTCGACTCGAGCCTCGCCCACCTCGCGGCGTCGAGCCGGCGACCGCGCGTCGCGGAGCCGCTCGATGCCCACCTCGAGCACGCGCGCAGATGCCGGGGCCAGTTCGACCTGGACCAGGACCAGATCTTCGCGCTCTTCGACACGAAGGAGCGGCGCCTGCTCGGCGAGGTCGGGCTGCTCACCCGAGCCGGTCCGGGCGCCCGGGAGCTCGGATACTGGATCCGCGCCGAAGACACCCGGAAAGGCCTCATGACCGAGGCCGTGCGCGCCGTGGTCCGCGTCGCCTTCGACGTCCTCGGGGTCGAGCGCCTGGACATTCGCTGCGGCGTGGACAACGCCGCCTCCGCAGGAGTCGCGCAGAAGACGGGCTTCGTGCTCGAGGGCACGCTGCGACACCGGAAGAACCACCCCGACGAAGTCGCGTCGGACGATCTCGCGTTCAGCATGCTTCGCGACGACTTCGAGCGGAGCGCAGCTGCACACGCCCCGCTGCGGGTCTTCGACGTGATCGGGGCGCTGATCGACCTGGGAGGGAAACCATGCGCAGCGCCTTCTTCGTCCTGA
- a CDS encoding radical SAM protein, with translation MDSEPSIVERIRGSQERVHIAIGAVCNNNCIFCMEEDREGRYVNNSAMTAERVRWVLESHRGAEEVCFTSGEPTTRPDLPDFVAWAKELRYARISMMTNGRRLGHLPYAGALVKRGLNRVYISIHGHDKTLHEGLTRTPDSFEQTVAGLRAAARLAPLGVELHTSTVVTRRNLPHLADIYRFLRSLGVHQVVFNVMQANGRAHTFFDQLFPRYTEIASEFRGALAAVGEPRPMAFLVDIPLCTTEGVPDFNRGYVEKYRHFDLDSRVEMPAEERAGRRAGGKGRGLTLVTRADLDGAEREKRAECARCRYDAVCEGVWKNYLSRYGWDELAPVAPPAAAE, from the coding sequence GTGGACAGCGAGCCCAGCATCGTCGAGCGCATCCGCGGCAGCCAGGAGCGCGTGCACATCGCCATCGGCGCGGTGTGCAACAACAACTGCATCTTCTGCATGGAGGAAGATCGCGAGGGCCGCTACGTGAACAACTCGGCGATGACCGCCGAGCGCGTGCGCTGGGTGCTGGAGTCCCATCGCGGCGCGGAAGAGGTGTGCTTCACCTCCGGCGAGCCGACCACCCGTCCCGACCTGCCGGACTTCGTGGCCTGGGCGAAGGAGCTTCGCTACGCGCGCATCAGCATGATGACCAACGGCCGGCGCCTGGGGCACCTGCCCTACGCGGGCGCGCTGGTGAAGCGCGGGCTGAATCGGGTCTACATCTCGATCCACGGCCACGACAAGACCTTGCACGAAGGGCTGACCCGCACTCCGGACAGCTTCGAGCAGACGGTGGCCGGGCTCCGCGCCGCGGCGAGGCTCGCGCCGCTCGGCGTCGAGCTCCACACCTCTACCGTCGTCACGCGCCGCAACCTGCCGCACCTGGCGGACATCTACCGCTTCCTGCGCTCGCTCGGCGTACACCAGGTCGTGTTCAACGTGATGCAGGCCAACGGCCGCGCGCACACCTTCTTCGACCAGCTCTTCCCTCGCTACACGGAGATCGCGTCGGAGTTCCGCGGCGCCCTGGCTGCCGTCGGGGAGCCGCGCCCGATGGCCTTCCTGGTGGACATTCCGCTGTGCACCACCGAAGGCGTTCCGGACTTCAACCGCGGCTACGTCGAGAAGTACCGCCACTTCGACCTCGACAGCCGCGTCGAGATGCCGGCCGAAGAGCGCGCCGGTCGTCGCGCCGGCGGCAAGGGCAGGGGCCTCACGCTGGTCACGCGCGCCGACCTGGACGGAGCCGAGCGCGAGAAGCGCGCCGAGTGCGCGCGCTGCCGCTACGACGCGGTGTGTGAAGGGGTGTGGAAGAACTACCTGAGCCGCTACGGCTGGGACGAGCTCGCTCCGGTGGCGCCGCCGGCTGCCGCCGAGTGA
- the ahpF gene encoding alkyl hydroperoxide reductase subunit F — MLDDSLLAQLRTVFATLDVPVELVLRPSDHERQAELLELARAVASTSPSIAVRVGGERTAGLELAVHAGGAPTGVTFRGVPGGHELSSLVLALLNAAGRGKLPDARTISRVRALRGPAELRTYVSLSCTNCPDVVQALNLIAILHPDFSHQMVDGALFQDEIERLGVQGVPAVFVGERLLHSGKAAFVDLVELLERELGVAPSAAAEPAAALDYDVVVVGGGPAGASAAIYSARKGLRTAIVADRIGGQLKETLGIENMVGRQYTEGAKLAADLEGHMRAYPIDVLEHRRVLEVESGPRKELRLEGGERVRADALIVATGAKWRELGVPGEREYIGRGVAFCPHCDGPFYAGKRVAVVGGGNSGVEAALDLSGIAAHVTLLEYASALKADAVLVDKLRARANVDVVTGARTTAILGDGTKVTALDYEDRATGETKRLVLDGVFVQIGLVPNSAFVKDVVELNRYGEIVVDEKGRTSAPGIYAAGDVTTVPFKQIVIALGEGAKVALSAFEDRSLRA, encoded by the coding sequence ATGTTGGACGACTCCCTCCTCGCGCAGCTCAGGACGGTCTTTGCGACGCTCGACGTTCCGGTCGAGCTCGTGCTCCGGCCGAGCGACCACGAGCGACAGGCCGAGCTCCTCGAGCTGGCACGCGCCGTGGCCTCGACCTCACCGAGCATCGCGGTGAGGGTGGGCGGAGAGCGCACCGCCGGCCTCGAGCTCGCGGTGCACGCGGGCGGCGCGCCCACCGGCGTCACGTTCCGCGGCGTCCCTGGAGGTCACGAGCTCAGCTCGCTCGTCCTCGCGCTCTTGAACGCGGCAGGCCGGGGCAAGCTCCCGGACGCGCGAACCATCTCGCGCGTCCGGGCCCTCCGGGGGCCGGCCGAGCTGCGCACCTATGTGTCGCTGAGCTGCACCAACTGCCCCGACGTAGTCCAGGCGCTGAACCTGATCGCCATCCTGCACCCGGACTTCTCCCACCAGATGGTCGACGGCGCGCTCTTCCAGGACGAGATCGAGCGGCTCGGTGTCCAGGGCGTGCCGGCGGTCTTCGTCGGCGAGCGCCTGCTCCACTCCGGGAAGGCCGCCTTCGTCGATCTGGTCGAGCTGCTCGAGCGCGAGCTCGGGGTCGCCCCGAGCGCCGCGGCGGAGCCCGCTGCCGCGCTCGACTACGACGTGGTGGTCGTCGGCGGGGGACCCGCCGGTGCGTCGGCCGCCATCTACAGCGCGCGCAAGGGTCTGCGCACCGCCATCGTCGCCGACCGCATCGGCGGGCAGCTCAAGGAGACCCTGGGGATCGAGAACATGGTCGGGCGCCAGTACACCGAGGGCGCGAAGCTCGCGGCGGACCTCGAGGGCCACATGCGCGCCTATCCCATCGACGTCCTCGAGCACCGGCGCGTGCTCGAGGTCGAGAGCGGCCCGCGCAAAGAGCTCCGGCTCGAAGGCGGCGAGCGCGTGCGCGCCGACGCGCTCATCGTGGCGACGGGCGCGAAGTGGCGCGAGCTCGGCGTGCCGGGCGAGCGGGAGTACATCGGCCGGGGCGTGGCGTTCTGTCCGCACTGCGACGGCCCCTTCTACGCGGGCAAACGCGTCGCCGTGGTGGGCGGCGGCAACTCCGGAGTGGAGGCTGCCCTCGACCTCTCGGGGATCGCCGCGCACGTCACGCTCCTGGAGTACGCGAGCGCGCTCAAGGCCGACGCGGTGCTCGTGGACAAGCTCCGCGCGCGGGCGAACGTCGACGTGGTCACCGGCGCCCGGACCACCGCCATCCTCGGGGACGGGACCAAGGTCACAGCGCTCGACTACGAGGACCGCGCGACGGGCGAGACGAAGCGCCTCGTCCTCGACGGAGTCTTCGTGCAGATCGGCCTCGTGCCCAACAGCGCCTTCGTGAAGGACGTGGTCGAGCTCAACCGCTACGGCGAAATCGTCGTGGACGAGAAGGGCCGCACGAGCGCTCCGGGGATCTACGCCGCGGGCGACGTGACCACCGTCCCCTTCAAGCAGATCGTCATCGCCCTGGGAGAGGGCGCGAAGGTGGCGCTCTCCGCGTTCGAGGACAGATCGCTCCGAGCGTGA
- a CDS encoding phenylalanine--tRNA ligase subunit beta, protein MLVSYRWLEELLPTLNASASEVAKRLTHAGLEVEAVQEFGQGLDPIVVAEVKKVEAHPSKSGLRLVTVDRGGGQEQRVVCGASNVPDPGGRVLLAPLGTVIPGLGPLTPREIGGVKSEGMLVSEEELGLAAESEGIIVLDASVGATGAKLFDVLPEARDSVFHIGVTPNRPDALGHLGVARDVAALFDLSFTPPEAPKTPRRSASDALEKLVLVENLDLERCPHYGAGVVLDVSIAPSPEWLRWRLHKLGVRPINNVVDITNLILLGWGQPMHAFDLDRVRGSRIVVRRAKQGEPFTTLDGTARSLDADDLVICDGEGPSALAGVMGGQDSEIRQSTKRVLLECAYFTPRGVRRTSRRHGLHTESSFRFERGVDWGGVPRVLEIAKGLLSDLAGGAVVSGAIHAKGPDPELPVVRLRSARLNALLGVEVPFAEATNILRRLGLEVIRDGSSEAEVRGASWRPDISREADLIEEVARVRGLDLVPTKIPAIAPQPPRISGKLERTAAAHATSLGLSEALTYAFVSPSELDAVKAPAPVVRIRNPLSEERTVMRTSLLPGLLDALRRARRHGEEAVRLFAIGARFLPPGQETRSVARPRRPEDARDLPAERPSFAAVLAGPRPTYLAVPGEVDVFDAKGIALEMAERLTGRTAKARLATGTPGTAHLHPRGTGEVLVEGERVGIFGPLHPDVADAFDLGGEAFVVELDLAALEAQGERTPRYRPIPRLPPVTRDVALVVSDDVSAEQVEGVIREAAGELCESVQLFDMFRGGSVPEGHRSLAFHLVYRDPKAAAEPEKARTLTDREVDQRHAEVVKAATERLGGQLRA, encoded by the coding sequence ATGCTGGTCTCGTATCGCTGGCTCGAGGAGCTCCTCCCGACCTTGAACGCCTCCGCCTCGGAGGTCGCCAAGCGGCTCACCCACGCGGGTCTCGAGGTCGAGGCCGTGCAGGAGTTTGGGCAGGGGCTCGACCCCATCGTCGTCGCCGAGGTGAAGAAGGTCGAGGCGCACCCCTCGAAATCGGGGCTCCGGCTCGTGACCGTCGATCGCGGCGGTGGGCAGGAGCAGCGCGTGGTGTGCGGTGCTTCGAACGTCCCGGATCCCGGCGGACGCGTGCTGCTCGCGCCGCTCGGCACGGTGATCCCCGGGCTCGGCCCGCTCACGCCGCGCGAGATCGGCGGCGTGAAGAGCGAGGGCATGCTGGTGAGCGAAGAAGAGCTCGGGCTGGCGGCCGAGAGCGAGGGCATCATCGTGCTCGACGCGAGCGTGGGCGCCACCGGCGCGAAGCTCTTCGACGTGCTGCCGGAGGCGCGGGACAGCGTCTTCCACATCGGCGTCACGCCGAACCGCCCCGACGCCCTCGGCCACCTCGGTGTGGCGCGGGACGTGGCCGCGTTGTTCGACCTCTCGTTCACGCCGCCCGAGGCCCCCAAGACGCCGAGGCGGAGCGCGAGTGACGCTCTGGAGAAGCTGGTCCTCGTCGAGAACCTCGATCTCGAGCGCTGCCCGCACTACGGCGCCGGGGTGGTGCTCGACGTGAGCATCGCGCCGAGCCCGGAGTGGCTGCGCTGGCGCCTGCACAAGCTCGGGGTGCGCCCCATCAACAACGTGGTGGACATCACCAACTTGATCCTGCTCGGCTGGGGTCAGCCCATGCACGCCTTCGATCTCGATCGCGTGCGCGGGAGCCGCATCGTGGTGCGGCGAGCGAAGCAGGGTGAGCCGTTCACGACGCTGGACGGCACGGCGCGTTCCCTCGACGCGGACGACCTGGTCATCTGCGACGGCGAGGGCCCGAGCGCGCTGGCCGGCGTGATGGGTGGTCAGGACAGCGAGATCCGGCAGAGCACGAAGCGCGTGCTGCTCGAGTGCGCCTACTTCACCCCCCGAGGCGTCCGGCGCACCTCGCGGCGTCACGGGCTGCACACCGAGTCGAGCTTCCGCTTCGAGCGCGGCGTGGACTGGGGCGGCGTCCCGCGCGTGCTCGAGATCGCCAAGGGTCTGCTCAGCGACCTGGCGGGCGGCGCCGTGGTGTCCGGCGCCATCCACGCCAAGGGCCCGGATCCCGAGCTGCCGGTGGTGCGCCTGCGGAGCGCGCGCTTGAACGCGCTGCTCGGTGTCGAGGTGCCGTTCGCCGAAGCGACGAACATCCTCCGGCGCCTGGGGCTGGAGGTGATCCGCGACGGCAGCAGCGAGGCCGAGGTGCGCGGCGCGAGCTGGCGCCCGGACATCTCCCGAGAGGCCGATCTGATCGAAGAAGTGGCGCGCGTCCGCGGCCTCGACCTCGTCCCCACCAAGATCCCCGCGATCGCCCCGCAGCCGCCCCGCATCAGCGGCAAGCTGGAGCGTACCGCCGCTGCCCACGCCACGAGCCTCGGTCTGTCCGAGGCGCTCACCTACGCCTTCGTGTCGCCGTCGGAGCTCGACGCGGTGAAGGCGCCGGCGCCGGTGGTGCGCATCAGGAACCCGCTCAGCGAGGAGCGCACGGTGATGCGCACGAGCCTCTTGCCCGGGCTGCTCGACGCGCTCCGGCGCGCGCGCCGCCACGGCGAAGAAGCGGTGCGTCTGTTCGCCATCGGCGCGCGATTCCTGCCGCCCGGGCAGGAGACGCGCAGCGTGGCCCGACCGCGGCGGCCCGAAGACGCCCGGGACCTGCCGGCGGAGCGCCCGAGCTTCGCGGCGGTGCTGGCCGGCCCGCGTCCCACCTACCTGGCGGTGCCTGGCGAGGTGGACGTGTTCGACGCCAAGGGCATCGCGCTGGAAATGGCGGAGCGGCTGACGGGTCGAACCGCGAAGGCGCGGCTCGCCACCGGAACACCGGGCACCGCACACCTGCACCCGCGCGGCACCGGCGAGGTGCTGGTCGAAGGGGAGCGCGTCGGCATCTTCGGCCCGCTTCACCCCGACGTGGCGGACGCCTTCGATCTCGGCGGCGAGGCCTTCGTGGTCGAGCTCGATTTGGCGGCCCTCGAGGCGCAGGGCGAGCGAACGCCGCGCTACCGCCCGATCCCGCGCTTGCCGCCGGTGACCCGGGACGTGGCCCTGGTGGTCAGCGACGACGTGAGCGCCGAGCAGGTGGAAGGCGTGATCCGCGAGGCGGCGGGCGAGCTGTGCGAGTCGGTGCAGCTCTTCGACATGTTCCGCGGCGGGTCGGTCCCCGAGGGTCACCGCTCGCTGGCGTTCCACCTGGTGTACCGCGATCCGAAGGCCGCCGCGGAGCCCGAGAAGGCGCGCACGCTCACCGATCGCGAGGTCGACCAGCGTCACGCCGAGGTGGTCAAGGCGGCGACGGAGCGGCTCGGGGGACAGCTCCGCGCCTGA
- a CDS encoding class II glutamine amidotransferase — protein MCELLGMECNVPTDIVFSFSGLRQRGGRTAHHADGWGLALYEGKAARVFLEPTAAASSPLARFVSDNPIKTLLAIGHIRKKTRGPVTLANTHPFVRELWGRHWVFAHNGTVRGARKLKLGRFRPIGSTDSEHAYCFLLEALRASFRDYPKRTSELEEAIAQVAGRLGRKGSFNFLLGDGEQLYARCATKLCYIIRKAPFGFARLSDDDVTIDFSEVTTPKDRVAVVSTVPLTNNEAWTFGEPGTLWVFDKGRLRATLPSR, from the coding sequence ATGTGCGAGCTCCTGGGCATGGAGTGCAACGTCCCGACGGACATCGTGTTCTCGTTCTCGGGCCTCAGGCAGCGCGGCGGTCGCACGGCGCATCACGCGGACGGCTGGGGCCTGGCGCTGTACGAAGGCAAGGCGGCGCGGGTGTTCCTGGAGCCGACGGCGGCGGCCTCGAGCCCGCTGGCGCGCTTCGTCAGCGACAACCCCATCAAGACGCTGCTCGCCATCGGGCACATCCGCAAGAAGACGCGCGGGCCGGTCACGCTGGCCAACACCCATCCGTTCGTGCGCGAGCTGTGGGGCCGGCACTGGGTGTTCGCGCACAACGGCACGGTGCGCGGCGCACGCAAGCTGAAGCTCGGGCGCTTTCGCCCCATCGGCTCGACGGACAGCGAGCACGCATACTGCTTCCTGCTCGAGGCGTTGCGCGCGAGCTTCCGCGACTACCCGAAGCGGACCAGCGAGCTGGAAGAGGCCATCGCGCAGGTGGCCGGGCGCTTGGGACGGAAGGGCAGCTTCAACTTCCTGCTCGGCGACGGCGAGCAGCTGTACGCGCGCTGCGCGACCAAGCTCTGCTACATCATCCGCAAGGCGCCCTTCGGCTTCGCCCGCCTCTCGGACGACGACGTCACCATCGACTTCTCCGAGGTGACCACGCCGAAGGACCGCGTGGCCGTCGTCAGCACCGTGCCGCTGACGAACAACGAGGCCTGGACGTTTGGCGAGCCCGGAACACTCTGGGTGTTCGACAAGGGCCGGCTCCGGGCCACGCTGCCGTCGCGTTGA
- a CDS encoding alpha/beta hydrolase yields the protein MGGRVQGSLVGFCSLLALGSFGCSSDDGGDAAPAKPFETSLACTDTPDSVWGTPVTAGDRGDLLGCAELAALDAAEVATRLQAMPEIDVVTGVRRFLITYRTERDKGEPGVGSALVYLPEKPRGGLLPAVVGAHGTTGLADACAPSHAVDHPYLDSLVVSWAAAGLPVIAPDYAGLGTAGVQGYGNFPDTGRSVLDSARALRRLVGSDRVSEQAIFFGHSQGGGAALAAAAYSNETPDVKVGAIVSFAGVWAYLSFVEAFRLTSVSMTGLRGAVATMLYADLANITEDESQSGAAFHPSIRTYMTEKTGTLCFQELVPALDNAAAGYVPAATAGEFLDPDFRTSVLDCADNGKCAGLPGKWAQRAKENDPHVDPSVPILYLAGDADTELKPAQASCFFGRLVKDGAAPVECVYPGEDHQSLVLNSTGFAVDWATAAARGAALPACPADGALPNCSLF from the coding sequence ATGGGTGGACGCGTTCAGGGGTCGTTGGTCGGGTTCTGCTCGCTGCTGGCGCTCGGGTCCTTCGGCTGTTCCAGCGACGACGGAGGCGACGCCGCGCCGGCCAAGCCGTTCGAGACCAGCTTGGCTTGCACCGACACGCCGGACTCGGTGTGGGGCACGCCAGTGACCGCCGGTGATCGTGGCGATCTCCTCGGGTGCGCGGAGCTCGCTGCGCTCGACGCGGCCGAGGTGGCGACCCGGCTTCAGGCGATGCCGGAGATCGACGTGGTGACTGGCGTGCGCCGCTTCCTGATCACGTACCGAACGGAGCGCGACAAGGGCGAACCAGGGGTCGGCTCCGCGTTGGTGTACCTACCGGAAAAGCCCCGTGGCGGCCTGCTGCCGGCGGTCGTCGGCGCGCATGGAACGACGGGCCTCGCCGATGCCTGCGCTCCGTCGCACGCCGTGGATCACCCCTACCTCGACTCGCTCGTCGTCTCCTGGGCAGCCGCCGGGCTTCCGGTCATCGCGCCGGACTACGCCGGGCTCGGAACGGCCGGAGTCCAGGGGTACGGCAACTTCCCGGACACCGGGCGCTCCGTGCTGGACTCGGCGCGCGCGCTCCGGCGACTGGTTGGCTCGGACCGTGTCTCCGAGCAAGCCATCTTCTTCGGACACAGTCAGGGAGGCGGGGCGGCGCTCGCTGCGGCGGCCTACTCGAACGAGACCCCCGACGTGAAGGTGGGCGCCATCGTCAGCTTCGCGGGGGTGTGGGCCTACCTGAGCTTCGTCGAAGCCTTTCGGTTGACCTCGGTCAGCATGACGGGCTTGCGCGGCGCGGTGGCCACCATGCTGTACGCCGACCTCGCGAACATCACCGAAGACGAGAGCCAATCCGGCGCGGCGTTTCACCCGAGCATCCGCACGTACATGACGGAGAAGACGGGGACGCTGTGCTTTCAGGAGCTCGTCCCCGCCCTCGACAACGCGGCCGCCGGGTACGTCCCAGCGGCAACCGCGGGCGAGTTCCTCGACCCGGATTTCCGGACCAGCGTGCTCGACTGCGCCGACAACGGCAAGTGTGCGGGTCTGCCGGGCAAGTGGGCCCAGCGCGCCAAGGAGAACGATCCCCACGTCGATCCGAGCGTCCCGATCCTGTACCTGGCGGGCGACGCGGACACCGAGCTGAAGCCCGCCCAGGCCTCGTGCTTCTTCGGCCGGCTGGTCAAGGACGGCGCGGCGCCGGTGGAGTGCGTGTACCCGGGCGAAGACCACCAGAGCCTGGTGCTCAACTCCACCGGCTTCGCCGTCGACTGGGCCACCGCGGCCGCTCGCGGCGCGGCGCTGCCCGCATGTCCCGCCGACGGTGCGTTGCCGAACTGCTCGCTGTTCTGA